The Methanobacterium sp. BAmetb5 genome includes a region encoding these proteins:
- a CDS encoding DUF1616 domain-containing protein, translating to MKGISSKDLMLLFIISIITTIFASTQPIDNFIVNILVFMVIFVSSGYSLISVLYPEENYSGLLKKPLLLMELCVFLTILISVILKYSSLGLQLRDLILILSLITIVLSITAYILRINHFKGEPEETSEKFIPTYSKGALSKNLITLILLSVLMIVTVIVPPINKTPLWMVPGSLFVCFIPGYLLLAVTFPKNYDLELVERFALGCGASLILTSLIGLAFNYTAWSIRLELILIVLAVFSLIFCLITFLRTKKIPLERRLHIPKLERILRVFLIICIILTLCTAAYTIIQPGQLPSGDDKTNSTDFYIKGLNANTLNLTSGTKTNLTMVVVNREGSTVNYRLLIQVNSTILKQDNITLQNNEKMEIPFNFTAGTSGERKMEFLLYKLPDNNPYKTRDLWMRIT from the coding sequence ATGAAAGGGATATCATCTAAAGATTTAATGTTACTTTTTATAATATCAATTATCACTACCATATTTGCATCAACCCAGCCCATTGATAACTTTATAGTAAATATTCTTGTATTTATGGTCATCTTTGTATCCTCAGGATATTCATTGATATCAGTACTTTACCCGGAAGAAAATTACTCAGGGCTTCTTAAAAAACCACTACTGCTCATGGAGCTGTGTGTATTTCTAACCATTTTAATTAGCGTAATACTTAAATATTCTTCTTTAGGACTTCAACTTAGAGATCTAATCTTGATTTTATCGTTAATTACCATAGTACTTTCCATTACAGCCTATATACTTAGAATTAATCATTTTAAAGGTGAACCTGAAGAAACTTCTGAAAAATTCATCCCCACCTACTCCAAGGGGGCCTTGTCCAAAAATTTGATAACCTTAATCCTGCTAAGCGTACTGATGATCGTTACGGTTATAGTTCCCCCCATAAACAAAACACCCCTTTGGATGGTTCCCGGCAGCCTGTTCGTATGTTTCATACCAGGATATCTGTTACTGGCTGTTACCTTCCCTAAAAATTATGATCTGGAACTGGTCGAACGTTTTGCACTGGGTTGTGGAGCTAGTTTAATCCTGACTTCCCTTATTGGTTTGGCCTTTAATTATACTGCTTGGAGTATACGTTTAGAACTAATACTCATCGTTCTTGCTGTTTTCAGCCTTATATTCTGCCTTATAACATTCCTCAGAACGAAAAAAATACCCCTGGAAAGAAGGCTGCATATTCCAAAACTGGAACGGATACTGAGAGTATTCCTGATCATCTGCATTATCCTAACATTATGTACTGCGGCCTACACTATTATTCAACCGGGTCAGCTGCCAAGTGGAGATGATAAAACTAATTCCACCGATTTTTACATTAAAGGGCTGAATGCTAATACTCTCAATCTCACTTCTGGAACAAAAACCAACCTAACCATGGTTGTGGTGAACCGGGAAGGATCCACTGTGAATTATCGTTTACTAATTCAAGTAAACAGTACTATCTTAAAACAGGATAACATTACCTTACAAAACAATGAAAAAATGGAAATCCCATTTAATTTCACTGCGGGAACATCAGGGGAGAGGAAGATGGAATTCCTTCTTTATAAACTTCCTGACAATAATCCTTACAAAACACGAGATTTATGGATGAGAATAACCTAA
- a CDS encoding CDC48 family AAA ATPase: MPDSGEIELRVAEALQQDVGKGMVRIDHELMNKIGAAPGDIVEIIGKRTIGAIAGNSYPADVGLEIIRMDGLTRSNAGTSIGEMITIRKTQPRMASKVVIAPAAKGMRIMASGDIIKRNLMGRAVTRGDVLALVSPRRTKETLREFPGSEDIFREFFEATTPFSLGEIKFTVVSTSPAGLVRINDSTVVEVRPEAVEVMEKKVPDVTYDDVGGLKREMSKVREMIELPLRHPEIFDRLGIDPPKGILLHGAPGTGKTLLAKAVASESGSNFVAINGPEVMSKFVGEAEKKIREIFEEAAENAPTVIFIDEIDAIAPKREEVTGEVERRVVAQILALMDGLKERGKVIVIGATNRPDALDPALRRPGRFDREIELRVPDRDGRIEILEIHTRAMPLSDDVDINELAETTHGFVGADLAALCREAAMNALRRVLPDIDLQEQRIDPEILEKLFVTSNDFMDSMKSINPSALREVFIEVPNVHWEDIGGLDELKESLKEVVEWPLSNISSFHRIGIQPSKGILLFGPPGTGKTLLTKAVATESKANFISVKGSEILSKWFGESERKIAEIFKKAKQASPCIVFFDEIDAIAPIRGSAAGEPRVTERMVNTILSEMDGLEELRGVVVIGATNRPDLMDPALLRPGRFDEVVLVPPPDENARKEILKVHTGHMSLDEDVKLKELAKKTEGYSGADIEVLCRKAGMIALHEDMNIQKVSYRHFKEALKKINPSTTPKTKEYYQQIAQKLGRGLEPKKVREEFPREVA; this comes from the coding sequence TTGCCGGATAGTGGTGAAATAGAACTGAGAGTTGCTGAAGCGCTACAGCAGGATGTAGGCAAGGGAATGGTACGGATAGATCATGAGTTAATGAATAAAATTGGTGCAGCTCCCGGTGACATTGTGGAAATAATTGGTAAACGAACCATCGGTGCCATTGCCGGGAATTCTTATCCTGCTGATGTGGGACTGGAAATAATACGCATGGATGGATTAACCCGTTCCAATGCCGGGACCTCCATTGGCGAGATGATCACCATCCGCAAAACACAACCCCGAATGGCCAGTAAGGTGGTCATTGCCCCGGCAGCCAAGGGCATGCGCATCATGGCCTCGGGAGACATCATCAAACGAAACCTCATGGGCCGAGCAGTAACCAGGGGAGATGTTCTGGCCTTGGTTTCTCCACGCAGAACCAAAGAAACCCTGAGGGAATTCCCTGGTTCTGAAGATATATTCCGGGAATTCTTCGAAGCCACCACACCCTTCTCACTGGGTGAAATAAAGTTCACCGTGGTTTCAACCAGCCCGGCAGGACTAGTCCGTATCAACGACAGCACCGTGGTGGAAGTCCGACCCGAGGCAGTGGAGGTCATGGAGAAAAAGGTCCCGGATGTTACCTATGATGATGTGGGTGGACTTAAAAGGGAAATGTCCAAGGTCCGGGAAATGATCGAACTCCCTCTACGCCATCCGGAAATATTCGACCGTCTGGGAATAGACCCTCCCAAGGGAATACTCCTCCATGGTGCACCCGGTACCGGAAAAACCCTCCTGGCCAAGGCAGTGGCCAGTGAAAGTGGATCCAACTTCGTGGCCATCAACGGGCCGGAAGTCATGAGCAAATTTGTGGGAGAAGCAGAAAAGAAGATCCGTGAAATATTCGAGGAAGCAGCTGAAAATGCCCCCACAGTGATATTCATAGATGAAATTGACGCCATTGCCCCCAAGAGAGAGGAAGTCACCGGTGAAGTTGAAAGAAGAGTGGTGGCCCAAATACTGGCCCTGATGGATGGGTTGAAAGAGAGGGGAAAGGTAATTGTCATTGGAGCCACCAACCGGCCCGATGCCCTGGACCCTGCCCTCCGCAGACCCGGACGATTCGACCGGGAAATAGAACTACGCGTACCCGACCGAGACGGTAGGATTGAAATACTGGAAATACACACTCGTGCTATGCCCCTATCTGATGATGTGGACATCAACGAACTGGCCGAAACCACCCATGGATTTGTAGGAGCGGACCTGGCAGCACTCTGCCGAGAAGCAGCTATGAATGCTTTAAGGAGAGTTTTACCAGATATAGATTTGCAGGAGCAGCGTATTGATCCGGAGATTCTGGAAAAACTTTTCGTTACCAGCAACGATTTTATGGATTCCATGAAATCCATCAACCCCTCTGCACTGAGGGAAGTGTTCATTGAAGTACCCAACGTCCACTGGGAAGATATAGGGGGGCTGGATGAACTCAAGGAAAGCTTAAAGGAAGTGGTGGAATGGCCTCTGAGTAATATCTCTTCTTTCCATCGCATTGGAATACAACCCTCCAAGGGCATCCTCCTCTTCGGACCCCCTGGAACCGGGAAAACATTGCTCACCAAGGCCGTGGCCACAGAATCCAAGGCCAACTTCATCTCAGTTAAGGGGTCAGAAATTCTGAGCAAGTGGTTCGGGGAATCTGAACGGAAAATCGCGGAAATATTCAAAAAAGCCAAACAAGCCTCACCTTGTATTGTGTTCTTTGACGAAATTGATGCTATAGCTCCAATAAGGGGATCTGCTGCCGGTGAACCCCGAGTCACCGAACGTATGGTCAACACCATCCTCTCGGAGATGGATGGCCTGGAGGAACTCCGGGGAGTGGTGGTAATTGGAGCCACCAACCGACCGGACCTCATGGACCCGGCCCTCCTGCGTCCCGGGAGGTTCGATGAAGTGGTACTGGTACCACCCCCGGATGAAAACGCTAGAAAAGAAATATTAAAGGTTCACACCGGCCACATGTCACTGGATGAAGATGTTAAACTTAAAGAACTGGCCAAAAAGACAGAAGGTTATTCCGGGGCAGATATTGAAGTTCTTTGTCGTAAGGCCGGTATGATTGCACTCCATGAAGATATGAATATTCAGAAAGTGTCTTATCGCCATTTCAAAGAGGCCTTGAAGAAAATTAACCCCTCTACCACCCCTAAAACCAAGGAGTACTACCAGCAAATAGCCCAGAAACTGGGCCGGGGACTGGAACCTAAGAAAGTGAGGGAAGAGTTCCCCCGGGAAGTGGCCTGA
- a CDS encoding archease, translating into MDNHKEEDKTLEKFEFFDVTADVGFRAHGLDLAETFQNSALAMFEVMTDTSQIKPTIKREIMVESEDKKALLYDWLSELLFLHDYEGLVFSKFLVSINQEGPESFRLQGEVWGEEFHQETHEVRDEVKAVTFHLMEITEDESGCTLQVILDT; encoded by the coding sequence GTGGATAATCATAAAGAAGAGGATAAAACCCTAGAAAAGTTTGAATTTTTTGATGTAACTGCCGATGTGGGATTCCGGGCCCATGGCCTGGATCTGGCCGAAACCTTCCAGAACTCGGCCCTAGCCATGTTCGAGGTAATGACTGACACCTCCCAGATAAAGCCCACCATCAAAAGAGAAATTATGGTGGAATCCGAGGATAAAAAGGCCCTCCTTTATGACTGGCTCAGTGAATTGCTATTTTTACATGACTATGAGGGACTGGTTTTCTCCAAGTTCTTGGTCAGCATAAACCAGGAGGGACCAGAATCCTTCCGATTACAGGGCGAAGTGTGGGGAGAAGAATTCCACCAGGAAACACACGAGGTGAGGGATGAGGTTAAAGCAGTCACCTTCCATTTAATGGAGATCACTGAAGATGAATCTGGCTGCACTTTACAGGTTATTCTCGACACATAA
- a CDS encoding PHP domain-containing protein, whose protein sequence is MRYDLHIHSKYSLDGLIEPEIIAKTAKNQGLSGIAVTDHHTIRGGLETKKFAPEDLEVIVGSEIGTERGEVIGLFLSEEIVSHRLVEVVDEIREQGGLVVLPHPFDQLRGGGIQPAKEDAKLADCIETFNSRCLRDSYNEKARIYAEKHSLHGSAGSDAHFAREIGNASVDISSGNLRKDLLKGNFTIFGRKSALINLGLTEIVKTWRKTVPR, encoded by the coding sequence ATGAGATATGATCTGCACATTCATTCCAAATACTCATTAGATGGATTAATAGAACCTGAAATCATTGCTAAAACCGCGAAAAATCAGGGATTATCCGGGATAGCCGTAACTGATCACCATACCATTAGGGGAGGTTTGGAAACTAAAAAATTTGCCCCGGAAGATCTGGAGGTCATAGTAGGTTCGGAGATAGGGACAGAACGCGGTGAGGTTATAGGTCTTTTCCTGTCGGAAGAAATTGTTTCACATCGATTGGTGGAGGTTGTGGATGAAATAAGAGAACAGGGCGGACTGGTAGTTCTCCCCCACCCTTTTGACCAGCTGAGGGGAGGTGGAATCCAACCAGCCAAGGAGGATGCTAAACTGGCCGACTGTATTGAAACTTTTAACTCCCGTTGTTTGCGTGATTCATACAATGAAAAAGCCAGGATTTATGCCGAAAAGCATTCTTTGCATGGTTCTGCTGGAAGCGATGCTCATTTTGCTCGTGAAATTGGCAATGCCAGTGTGGATATCTCCTCCGGTAACCTGCGAAAGGACCTTCTGAAGGGAAATTTCACGATTTTCGGCAGGAAATCTGCCTTGATTAATCTGGGGCTGACTGAAATAGTGAAAACATGGCGGAAAACCGTACCCCGATGA
- a CDS encoding RtcB family protein, producing MVMEETLKKVRDCVWEVPGDYKKEMRVPGRIYLDDEAVKSLEQGAVDQVANVASLPGIQKFSIGLPDIHFGYGFSIGGVGAFSSRTGVISPGGVGFDINCGVRLLRTNLTLEDVQPKIKELIDVMFRNIPSGVGSKGKIRLKEGEIDDVLDNGAQWAVENGYGWDKDLEYLEENGCMDDADSTKVSEKAKKRGIPQLGSLGSGNHFLEVQKVDEIFDEDAARTFGLEKGQVTVLIHSGSRGCGHQVCSDYLRTMDKAAKRYKIDLPDRQLACAPVESEEAQDYFAAMAAAANYAWTNRQMIVHWVRESFEQVFHRDAEDMGLGIVYDVAHNIAKKEMHNIKGRETQLYVHRKGATRAFGPGRKELPADYQKIGQPVFIPGTMGTSSYVLHGTQTAMEETFGSTAHGAGRQMSRAGAKRNYRGEDILKILEGRGIYVKANSMPVVAEEAPGAYKDVDQVVQTAHRAGISKLVGRMVPIGVAKG from the coding sequence ATGGTCATGGAAGAAACACTAAAAAAGGTACGCGATTGTGTCTGGGAAGTTCCCGGAGATTATAAAAAGGAAATGAGGGTGCCTGGTCGAATTTATCTTGATGATGAGGCTGTAAAATCCCTGGAACAGGGAGCAGTGGATCAGGTGGCCAACGTAGCCAGCTTACCCGGGATACAAAAATTCTCCATAGGACTCCCCGATATCCACTTTGGCTATGGATTCAGTATAGGTGGAGTGGGGGCATTCAGCAGCCGTACAGGAGTTATAAGTCCTGGAGGTGTTGGTTTTGATATAAACTGTGGAGTAAGACTCCTCCGCACCAATCTCACCCTGGAAGATGTCCAACCCAAGATCAAAGAACTCATCGACGTAATGTTCCGAAACATACCTTCAGGTGTAGGTAGTAAAGGCAAAATACGCCTTAAAGAAGGTGAAATTGATGATGTTCTGGATAACGGGGCCCAATGGGCTGTGGAAAATGGTTACGGCTGGGACAAGGACCTGGAGTATTTGGAAGAAAATGGTTGTATGGATGATGCCGATTCAACCAAGGTCAGTGAAAAAGCCAAAAAAAGGGGTATACCTCAGTTGGGCAGCCTGGGTTCGGGTAACCATTTCCTGGAAGTCCAGAAGGTAGACGAAATATTTGATGAGGATGCAGCCCGGACTTTCGGGCTGGAAAAAGGACAGGTAACCGTCCTGATCCATTCTGGAAGCCGGGGATGTGGACATCAGGTATGCAGTGATTACCTGCGAACCATGGACAAAGCTGCCAAGCGATACAAGATTGACCTCCCAGACCGGCAGTTAGCCTGTGCCCCAGTAGAATCTGAAGAAGCTCAAGATTATTTCGCGGCAATGGCTGCCGCTGCTAACTACGCCTGGACCAACCGACAGATGATCGTGCACTGGGTCCGGGAATCCTTTGAACAAGTCTTCCATCGCGATGCCGAGGACATGGGCCTGGGAATTGTTTACGATGTAGCCCATAACATTGCCAAAAAGGAAATGCACAACATCAAAGGACGGGAAACCCAGCTATATGTCCACCGGAAAGGAGCAACCCGGGCATTTGGACCGGGAAGGAAGGAATTACCGGCAGATTACCAGAAAATTGGTCAGCCAGTGTTCATTCCCGGAACCATGGGAACCTCTTCCTACGTCCTGCATGGTACCCAGACTGCAATGGAAGAAACCTTCGGTTCCACAGCCCACGGTGCCGGACGCCAAATGAGCCGTGCCGGTGCCAAACGCAACTATCGTGGCGAAGATATCCTTAAAATCCTGGAAGGAAGAGGAATCTACGTGAAGGCCAACTCCATGCCGGTGGTGGCAGAAGAAGCACCCGGAGCCTACAAAGACGTGGATCAGGTAGTTCAAACCGCCCACCGGGCTGGTATTTCCAAGTTGGTGGGAAGAATGGTGCCTATTGGAGTGGCCAAGGGATAA
- the mtnP gene encoding S-methyl-5'-thioadenosine phosphorylase, with protein MIGIIGGTGVYQIVELGDLKEKKVLNTPFGESPPVSILTFDDQEVAFIPRHREGHDNPPHMINYRANVYALKMLGVDRIIATNAVGSLDESIKPGDFLLPDDFLDFTRKRPFTFYDDQVVHVDVTQPYCPELAETIKRAARSVDGKLVPGGVYVCTEGPRFETPAEIKMFRQIGGTVVGMTGLPEVILARELEMCYASICMVSNYAASVSPDKITIDEVFEMLEEKKKSLTQLIYHSIVNIPEGRNCPCQCALEGAEVD; from the coding sequence ATGATAGGAATAATTGGTGGTACCGGAGTGTACCAGATAGTTGAACTGGGAGATTTGAAGGAAAAAAAGGTTTTAAACACACCCTTTGGTGAATCTCCCCCGGTATCTATTTTAACCTTTGATGATCAGGAGGTGGCCTTTATCCCCCGACACCGTGAGGGTCATGATAATCCCCCCCACATGATCAATTACCGGGCCAATGTATACGCCCTGAAGATGCTGGGTGTGGACCGCATCATTGCCACCAACGCGGTGGGATCACTTGATGAATCCATCAAGCCCGGTGACTTTCTACTACCTGATGATTTTCTCGATTTCACCAGGAAAAGACCGTTCACCTTTTACGATGATCAGGTGGTACACGTGGATGTTACCCAGCCCTACTGTCCGGAGCTGGCTGAAACCATAAAAAGGGCTGCTCGGAGTGTGGATGGAAAACTGGTCCCCGGGGGAGTCTATGTATGTACTGAGGGACCTCGTTTTGAAACCCCGGCAGAAATCAAGATGTTCCGCCAGATAGGGGGAACAGTGGTGGGTATGACTGGTCTTCCCGAGGTGATACTGGCCCGGGAGCTTGAAATGTGCTACGCATCCATCTGTATGGTATCTAATTATGCGGCATCGGTTTCCCCGGATAAAATCACCATAGATGAAGTATTTGAGATGCTGGAGGAGAAGAAGAAATCACTCACCCAACTCATTTACCACTCCATTGTGAACATCCCTGAGGGGAGAAATTGCCCCTGCCAATGTGCCCTGGAGGGTGCAGAGGTAGATTAA